A single genomic interval of Desulfarculaceae bacterium harbors:
- the pgl gene encoding 6-phosphogluconolactonase, with amino-acid sequence MIMWFEVFDSPEDLSRASAEFITRAAHEAVDARGVFILALSGGSSPLGAYRLIGADPDFPWPSTQLFWGDERCVPPDHPESNRRAGLEALGPPPGLYKENIHPIRGQLSPREAAQDYEWRLRGFFEGEERPRWDLMLLGLGPDGHIASLFPGVPALAEEEAWVAPVAAPTHLEPHVARVSLTLPAINAARKVLFIVAGESKRPVVAAIRADRERAARDYPAARVRPKGEVIWHLDRAAAGD; translated from the coding sequence TTGATCATGTGGTTCGAGGTGTTCGACAGCCCAGAGGACCTGAGCCGGGCCAGCGCGGAGTTCATCACCCGGGCCGCCCACGAGGCGGTGGACGCGCGGGGGGTGTTCATCCTGGCGCTCTCGGGCGGCTCCTCGCCCCTGGGGGCCTATCGCCTCATCGGCGCGGACCCGGATTTCCCTTGGCCCTCCACCCAGCTATTCTGGGGCGACGAGCGCTGCGTGCCCCCGGACCACCCGGAGAGCAACCGCCGCGCCGGACTGGAGGCCCTGGGCCCGCCGCCGGGCCTGTACAAGGAAAACATCCACCCCATCCGGGGCCAGCTCAGCCCCCGCGAGGCGGCCCAGGATTACGAGTGGCGGTTGCGCGGTTTTTTCGAGGGCGAGGAGCGCCCCCGCTGGGATCTCATGCTCCTGGGCCTGGGGCCGGACGGCCACATTGCCAGCCTGTTCCCCGGCGTCCCGGCCCTGGCCGAGGAGGAGGCCTGGGTGGCTCCGGTGGCCGCGCCCACTCACCTGGAGCCCCACGTGGCGCGGGTGAGCCTGACCCTGCCGGCCATCAACGCGGCCCGCAAGGTGCTGTTCATCGTGGCCGGGGAGAGCAAGCGGCCGGTGGTGGCGGCCATCCGCGCCGACCGGGAGCGGGCGGCCCGGGACTACCCCGCCGCGCGGGTGCGGCCCAAGGGCGAGGTGATCTGGCACCTGGACCGGGCGGCGGCGGGCGATTGA
- a CDS encoding pyruvate ferredoxin oxidoreductase (catalyzes the formation of acetyl-CoA from pyruvate and coenzyme A) gives MISAAEALKDFQKITPKTIPLVEPFSKGHRACQGCGEVLALRMAAKAVGMDMIAVSATGCMEIISSSYQTAWETPWIHVAFENAAAVASGVEAGRKAMIRKGKIKDNGSKIVAFAGDGATADIGLQALSGALERGHDFTYICLDNEAYMNTGIQRSSSTPFGAMTTTSPPGKVSKGQMTWKKNMPMIAAAHNIPYVATASPAWHVDLMNKVKKAVSIPGPAYIHIYSPCPTGWRCPPETSIETARKVVQSKVFPLFEVIDGQFILTRDIKKPIPVEEYLKTQRRFGHLKPEDVAYIQKRVDADYDRLLKLVQATNPEA, from the coding sequence ATGATAAGCGCAGCCGAAGCACTCAAGGACTTCCAAAAGATAACCCCCAAGACCATTCCTTTGGTGGAGCCTTTCTCCAAGGGTCACCGCGCCTGCCAGGGCTGCGGCGAGGTCTTGGCCCTGCGCATGGCCGCCAAGGCCGTGGGCATGGACATGATCGCCGTGTCGGCCACCGGCTGCATGGAGATCATCTCCTCGTCCTACCAGACCGCCTGGGAGACCCCCTGGATCCACGTGGCCTTTGAGAACGCGGCCGCCGTGGCTTCCGGCGTGGAGGCCGGCCGCAAGGCCATGATCCGCAAGGGCAAGATCAAGGACAACGGCTCCAAGATCGTGGCCTTCGCGGGCGACGGCGCCACCGCCGACATCGGCCTGCAGGCCCTTTCCGGCGCCCTGGAGCGCGGGCACGACTTCACCTACATCTGCCTGGACAACGAAGCCTACATGAACACGGGCATTCAGCGTTCCAGCTCGACCCCCTTCGGGGCCATGACCACCACCAGCCCTCCGGGCAAGGTCTCCAAGGGTCAGATGACCTGGAAGAAGAACATGCCCATGATCGCCGCGGCCCACAACATCCCCTACGTGGCCACCGCCTCCCCGGCCTGGCACGTGGATCTGATGAACAAGGTCAAGAAGGCGGTCAGCATTCCCGGACCGGCCTACATTCACATCTACAGCCCCTGCCCCACCGGCTGGCGCTGCCCTCCGGAGACCTCCATCGAGACCGCCCGCAAGGTGGTCCAGAGCAAGGTCTTCCCCCTGTTCGAGGTGATCGACGGCCAGTTCATCCTGACCCGCGACATCAAGAAGCCCATCCCGGTCGAGGAGTACCTCAAGACCCAGCGGCGCTTCGGCCATCTGAAGCCCGAGGATGTGGCCTACATACAAAAACGTGTGGACGCGGACTATGATCGTCTGCTAAAGTTAGTCCAGGCCACCAACCCGGAGGCCTAA
- a CDS encoding SOS response-associated peptidase, whose translation MCGRFQQSSDLAALQDRFAFSSEGLAYRPRWNLAPGQDALVVRLGEEGRSGSLLRWGLVPAWAKEPSTGYKMINARAEGIAAKPAFRGPFKRSRCLIPADAFYEWAKSKGGKQPYRLGLIDDEPFALAGLWDRWQGPEGPELESFTIITTEANALVEAIHDRMPVMLPREAEAAWLDPASGPEKLESLLKPYAAEGMRSQAVSRRLNPPANEGPELTEPVETQGGLFEEGEG comes from the coding sequence ATGTGCGGGCGTTTTCAACAAAGCAGCGACCTGGCGGCCTTGCAGGACCGCTTCGCCTTTTCGAGCGAAGGCCTGGCCTACCGGCCCCGTTGGAACCTGGCCCCGGGCCAGGACGCCCTGGTGGTGCGCTTGGGGGAGGAGGGCCGCTCGGGTAGCCTCCTGCGCTGGGGCCTGGTGCCCGCCTGGGCCAAGGAGCCATCCACCGGCTACAAGATGATCAACGCCCGGGCCGAAGGCATCGCGGCCAAGCCCGCTTTTCGCGGGCCTTTCAAGCGCTCGCGCTGCCTGATACCGGCGGACGCCTTTTACGAGTGGGCCAAGAGCAAGGGCGGCAAGCAGCCTTATCGCCTGGGGCTGATCGACGATGAGCCTTTCGCCCTGGCCGGGCTGTGGGACCGCTGGCAGGGCCCCGAGGGCCCGGAGCTGGAGAGCTTCACCATCATCACCACCGAGGCCAATGCGCTGGTGGAGGCCATCCACGACCGCATGCCGGTGATGCTGCCGCGCGAGGCCGAGGCCGCGTGGCTGGACCCGGCCAGCGGGCCCGAGAAGCTGGAGAGCCTGCTCAAGCCCTATGCCGCCGAGGGGATGCGATCCCAGGCGGTGTCGCGGCGGCTCAACCCGCCGGCCAACGAGGGGCCGGAGCTGACCGAGCCGGTGGAGACCCAGGGCGGTTTGTTTGAGGAGGGGGAGGGGTAA
- a CDS encoding 2-oxoacid:acceptor oxidoreductase family protein, producing the protein MIEVRFHGRGGQGAVTSAELMALAAIEEGKYAQAFPSFGPERRGAPVQAFLRISDEPIRLREKIYEPDVVLVLDPSLLATGGVKNGLKPGGTLVANSSKNVSAVRGECGFNGRTAVVDASKIAEEELGVPITNTTMLGALLQAAGLIDINSIKAPLDHRFGKIAAKNWNALNRAYSETVIEE; encoded by the coding sequence ATGATTGAGGTTCGTTTCCACGGCCGAGGCGGCCAGGGAGCCGTCACCTCGGCGGAGCTCATGGCCCTGGCGGCCATTGAGGAAGGCAAATATGCCCAGGCCTTCCCCAGCTTCGGACCCGAGCGGCGCGGCGCCCCCGTACAGGCCTTTTTGCGCATCAGCGACGAGCCCATCCGGCTCCGCGAGAAGATTTACGAGCCGGACGTGGTGCTGGTCTTGGATCCTTCCCTGCTGGCAACCGGCGGGGTGAAGAACGGTCTTAAGCCGGGCGGCACTTTGGTGGCCAACAGCTCCAAGAACGTGTCCGCGGTGCGCGGAGAGTGCGGCTTCAACGGGCGCACCGCCGTGGTGGATGCCAGCAAGATCGCCGAGGAGGAGTTGGGGGTTCCCATCACCAACACCACCATGCTGGGCGCTCTGCTCCAGGCGGCTGGCCTGATCGATATCAACAGCATCAAGGCCCCTCTCGACCACCGCTTCGGCAAGATCGCCGCCAAAAACTGGAACGCCCTGAACCGGGCATATTCCGAAACCGTAATCGAGGAGTAG
- the zwf gene encoding glucose-6-phosphate dehydrogenase, which yields MAEEKARRETRPPVPRRPEDCAIIIFGASGDLTGRKLVPALYHLFANGAVPEHFYICGAARSELSDEDFRKKMHAAVAEAGGDAGAWDEFAARLHYQAVDYDDEASYQALAKRLDELDAAHGVPGNRIFECAIPPTLYMTVAGMLASAGLSREGGGCWRRLVVEKPFGSDLATSRELNRAIGRGFKEHQVFRIDHYLAKETVQNIMMFRFANAIFEPLWNRNYIEQVSILSAETLGVEHRAGYYEKAGVLRDMFQNHMMQLLALVAAEPPSIFAADRVRDEKTKLFRSLRPFPTEELYDYLVLAQYEAGELSGREFPAYRAEPGVDPSSLTPTYATMKVFVDNWRWQGVPFYITSGKRLAQKLTRIEIIFREVPHSLFRQVLGEEIMANRLVLDVQPNEEITLYFQAKQPGAEVDLRTVGLHFEYQDGASRRGMEAYEKALADAMLGDQMLFWRQDGVELCWAFLDPVLEACESCGDRADRLHRYRAGSWGPRDAAKMWPGHPLNHLERY from the coding sequence ATGGCCGAGGAAAAAGCGCGACGCGAGACCAGGCCCCCGGTCCCCCGGCGGCCCGAGGATTGCGCCATCATCATCTTCGGGGCCTCGGGCGACCTTACCGGCCGCAAGCTGGTGCCCGCCTTGTACCATCTGTTCGCAAACGGCGCGGTGCCCGAGCATTTCTACATCTGCGGGGCGGCGCGCAGCGAGCTGAGCGACGAGGACTTCCGCAAGAAGATGCACGCCGCCGTGGCCGAGGCGGGGGGCGACGCCGGGGCCTGGGACGAGTTCGCGGCGCGCCTGCACTACCAGGCCGTGGATTACGACGACGAGGCCTCCTACCAGGCCCTGGCCAAGCGTCTGGATGAGCTGGACGCGGCGCACGGGGTGCCGGGCAACCGCATCTTCGAGTGCGCCATCCCGCCCACCCTCTACATGACCGTGGCCGGCATGCTGGCCTCGGCCGGGCTATCGCGCGAGGGGGGCGGCTGCTGGCGGCGGCTGGTGGTGGAGAAGCCTTTTGGCAGCGACCTGGCCACCAGCCGGGAGCTGAACCGGGCCATCGGCCGGGGTTTCAAGGAGCATCAGGTATTCCGCATCGACCACTACCTGGCCAAGGAGACGGTGCAGAACATCATGATGTTCCGCTTCGCCAACGCCATCTTCGAGCCGCTGTGGAACCGTAACTACATCGAGCAGGTGTCGATCCTTTCGGCCGAGACCCTGGGGGTGGAGCACCGGGCGGGATACTACGAAAAGGCCGGGGTCCTGCGCGACATGTTCCAGAACCACATGATGCAGCTCTTGGCCCTGGTGGCGGCCGAGCCGCCCAGCATCTTCGCGGCCGACCGGGTGCGCGACGAGAAGACCAAGCTCTTTAGGAGCCTCCGCCCCTTTCCCACGGAGGAGCTCTACGACTACCTGGTGCTGGCCCAGTACGAGGCCGGCGAGCTGAGCGGCCGCGAGTTCCCGGCCTATAGGGCCGAGCCGGGGGTGGACCCCAGCTCCCTGACCCCCACCTACGCCACCATGAAGGTGTTCGTGGACAACTGGCGCTGGCAAGGGGTGCCGTTCTACATCACCAGCGGCAAGCGCCTGGCCCAGAAGCTGACCCGCATCGAGATCATCTTCCGCGAGGTGCCCCACTCGCTGTTCCGCCAGGTGCTGGGCGAGGAGATCATGGCCAACCGCCTGGTCCTGGACGTGCAGCCCAACGAGGAGATAACCCTCTACTTCCAGGCCAAGCAGCCGGGGGCCGAGGTGGACCTGCGCACCGTGGGCCTGCATTTCGAGTATCAGGACGGGGCCTCCCGCCGGGGCATGGAGGCCTACGAGAAGGCCCTGGCCGACGCCATGCTGGGCGACCAGATGCTTTTCTGGCGGCAAGACGGAGTGGAGCTTTGCTGGGCCTTCCTGGACCCGGTGCTGGAGGCCTGCGAGTCCTGCGGCGACCGGGCCGACCGTTTGCACCGCTACCGCGCCGGCTCCTGGGGCCCCCGCGACGCGGCCAAGATGTGGCCCGGACATCCCTTGAATCATCTGGAGCGCTATTGA
- a CDS encoding DUF362 domain-containing protein → MKHRVIIRRCDRYDMERIAGIIAEGMQELGAKPRGRVLAKPNVVLAHREIFPYAFTRAEFLEGALLAAKRVGGGEISELAVGERSGITVPTRFCFKEAGYPKVLRRQGAKAYYFDECAHQAVPVPHGGALREAMYLPKPVTQADFILNLPKFKAHPWTRMTLSLKNFIGIQDDQHRLLDHNTFLEHKIVDLNLAARQDFIAIDGIVAGQKMMLTPDPFDLGAIVMGTNPCAVDAVGCAMVSVEPKDLVHLRMASAHGLGPLDLNEIEILGDFPLEEVQRRTENFQFCLERVDDYFAGGALTCTVGSFPEEHSRDYCWGGCPGALQEAMHILRGFDPEVDSKMGPVRYVVGRVEGPLDLAPDEKVLFAGACTSWEGEIDGKHVKIEPTYRPPKEHDPHRRPSNDMLLKTGQALGRCLANRGRRWLHAPSCTMSVADHVHYIASLAGVSNPNFDPRLLLPINLAYMRMKAGRMASRLGA, encoded by the coding sequence ATGAAGCACAGGGTGATCATCCGGCGCTGCGATCGCTACGACATGGAGCGCATTGCGGGCATCATCGCCGAGGGCATGCAAGAGCTGGGGGCCAAGCCTCGGGGCCGCGTATTGGCCAAGCCCAACGTGGTGCTGGCCCACCGCGAGATATTTCCCTACGCCTTCACCCGGGCCGAGTTCCTGGAGGGCGCGCTCCTGGCCGCCAAGCGGGTGGGCGGCGGGGAGATCAGCGAGCTGGCCGTGGGCGAGCGCTCGGGCATCACCGTGCCCACGCGCTTTTGCTTCAAGGAGGCGGGCTACCCCAAGGTGCTGCGGCGGCAGGGGGCCAAGGCCTATTACTTCGACGAGTGCGCTCACCAGGCGGTGCCCGTGCCCCACGGCGGGGCCCTGCGCGAGGCGATGTATCTGCCCAAGCCGGTGACCCAGGCCGACTTCATACTCAACCTGCCCAAGTTCAAGGCTCATCCCTGGACCCGCATGACCCTGAGCCTCAAGAACTTCATCGGCATCCAGGACGACCAGCACCGCCTGCTGGACCACAACACCTTCCTGGAGCACAAGATCGTGGACCTGAACCTGGCCGCACGCCAGGACTTCATCGCCATCGACGGCATCGTGGCCGGACAAAAGATGATGCTCACCCCGGACCCCTTTGACCTGGGGGCCATCGTCATGGGCACCAACCCCTGCGCGGTGGACGCGGTGGGCTGCGCCATGGTCAGCGTGGAGCCCAAGGACCTGGTGCATCTCAGGATGGCCTCGGCCCACGGCCTGGGGCCCCTGGACCTGAATGAGATCGAGATTCTGGGCGACTTCCCGCTGGAGGAGGTGCAACGCCGCACCGAGAATTTCCAGTTTTGTTTGGAGCGGGTGGATGACTACTTCGCGGGCGGGGCGCTGACCTGCACGGTGGGCAGCTTCCCGGAGGAGCACTCGCGCGACTATTGTTGGGGCGGCTGCCCCGGGGCCTTGCAGGAGGCCATGCACATCCTCAGGGGCTTCGACCCAGAGGTGGATAGCAAGATGGGGCCGGTGCGCTACGTGGTGGGCCGGGTGGAGGGCCCGCTGGACCTGGCGCCCGACGAGAAGGTGCTCTTCGCCGGGGCCTGCACCTCCTGGGAGGGGGAGATCGACGGCAAGCACGTGAAGATCGAGCCCACCTATCGCCCGCCCAAGGAGCACGACCCTCACCGCCGCCCCAGCAACGACATGCTCCTAAAAACAGGCCAGGCCCTGGGCCGCTGCCTGGCCAACCGGGGCCGCCGCTGGCTGCACGCGCCTTCGTGCACCATGAGCGTGGCCGACCACGTGCACTACATCGCCAGCCTGGCCGGGGTGAGCAACCCCAACTTCGACCCTCGCCTGCTCTTACCCATCAACCTGGCATATATGCGCATGAAGGCGGGCCGGATGGCCTCGCGCCTGGGCGCTTGA
- the porA gene encoding pyruvate ferredoxin oxidoreductase codes for MGRRVGLEVSLACAEVVGLCNADVVAAYPITPQTHIVEHLSEMVADGHLDAEFVPVESEHSAMSCCVGSSAAGARTFTSTSSQGLALMHEILFIAASLRLPIVMAVANRSLSGPISIWNDHSDIMAERDIGWIQTFAENGQEVVDLTMHAFKVAEDKRVCLPVAVNLDGFILTHVIEPIELPDQEEVDAYLPSFEPSQSLDTANPISMGIVGMPEIYTEAKKANAVALEESYEVIKEHWAGLAEKFGRTYKPIETYRTDDADTVFVTMGSLGETTMSAVDQMRDDGIKVGQVRIRLWRPFPVEDFMEAIAGAKTLIVIDRALSPGLPAGPVGTELRGLLYAKGAKQYVANFVCGLGGRDVTRSQFVEMYQTATKAAASGEEMTCQMVGVKE; via the coding sequence ATGGGCCGGCGTGTGGGGCTTGAGGTTTCCTTGGCCTGCGCCGAGGTCGTTGGACTTTGCAATGCGGATGTGGTGGCGGCGTATCCCATCACTCCCCAAACCCATATAGTTGAACACCTCTCGGAGATGGTGGCCGACGGCCACCTGGACGCCGAGTTCGTGCCCGTGGAGAGCGAGCACAGCGCCATGAGCTGCTGCGTGGGCAGCAGCGCGGCCGGCGCCCGCACCTTCACCAGCACCAGCAGCCAGGGCCTGGCCCTGATGCACGAGATCCTGTTCATCGCCGCCTCCCTGAGGCTGCCCATCGTCATGGCCGTGGCCAACCGCTCCCTGAGCGGCCCCATCAGCATCTGGAACGACCATAGCGACATCATGGCCGAGCGCGACATCGGCTGGATCCAGACCTTCGCCGAGAACGGCCAGGAGGTGGTGGACCTGACCATGCACGCCTTCAAGGTGGCCGAGGACAAGCGGGTTTGCCTGCCGGTGGCGGTCAACCTGGACGGCTTCATCCTCACCCACGTCATCGAGCCCATCGAGTTGCCGGACCAGGAAGAGGTGGACGCCTATCTGCCTTCCTTCGAGCCCAGCCAAAGCCTGGACACGGCCAATCCCATCTCCATGGGCATCGTGGGCATGCCCGAGATCTACACCGAGGCCAAAAAGGCCAACGCGGTGGCCTTGGAAGAATCCTACGAGGTGATCAAGGAGCATTGGGCGGGCCTGGCCGAAAAGTTCGGCCGCACCTACAAGCCCATCGAGACCTACCGCACCGACGACGCGGACACCGTGTTCGTGACCATGGGCTCCCTGGGCGAGACCACCATGAGCGCCGTGGACCAGATGCGCGACGACGGCATCAAGGTCGGCCAGGTGCGCATCCGCCTGTGGCGGCCTTTCCCGGTGGAAGACTTCATGGAGGCCATCGCCGGGGCCAAGACCCTTATCGTTATCGACCGCGCCCTGAGCCCCGGCCTGCCGGCCGGCCCGGTGGGCACCGAGCTCAGGGGCCTGCTGTACGCCAAGGGCGCCAAGCAGTACGTGGCCAACTTCGTGTGCGGCCTGGGCGGCCGGGATGTGACCCGCTCCCAGTTCGTCGAGATGTACCAGACGGCAACCAAGGCGGCGGCCAGCGGCGAGGAAATGACCTGCCAGATGGTGGGGGTGAAAGAATGA
- a CDS encoding Bax inhibitor-1/YccA family protein yields the protein MQNAFTQPQVPASLTSRQQELVSAFMRRVYNWMAGGLALTGLVAWWAQGSPTVVNALFNTQTGGPTGLFWLLAIGELALVFGLSGMINRMSASTAGLLFGLYSALNGLTLSFIFLVYTQASLVSTFFITAGTFAVVSVWAYSTKKDLSGWGQFLFMGLIGIVIASIVNIFLASSMIYWIVSYVGVGIFVGLTAYDTQWLKHVALSGEMDAETGNKVAVIGALKLYLDFINLFLMLLRILGDRR from the coding sequence ATGCAGAATGCCTTTACCCAGCCCCAAGTGCCGGCCAGCCTGACCTCCCGGCAACAGGAGTTGGTCAGCGCCTTCATGCGGCGCGTCTATAACTGGATGGCCGGCGGCCTGGCCCTTACCGGCCTGGTGGCTTGGTGGGCCCAGGGCTCGCCCACGGTGGTGAACGCCCTGTTCAACACCCAGACCGGCGGCCCCACCGGGCTCTTCTGGCTCCTGGCCATCGGCGAGCTCGCCCTGGTCTTCGGCCTGAGCGGCATGATCAACCGCATGAGCGCTTCCACCGCCGGGCTGTTGTTCGGCCTCTACTCGGCCCTCAACGGCCTTACTCTCTCGTTCATTTTCCTGGTCTACACCCAGGCTTCTTTGGTGAGCACCTTCTTCATCACCGCGGGCACTTTCGCGGTGGTGAGTGTATGGGCCTACAGCACCAAGAAGGACCTTAGCGGCTGGGGTCAGTTCCTGTTCATGGGGCTGATAGGCATCGTCATCGCCTCCATCGTCAACATCTTCCTGGCCTCGTCCATGATCTACTGGATCGTGAGCTACGTGGGGGTGGGCATCTTCGTGGGGCTCACCGCCTATGACACCCAGTGGCTCAAGCACGTGGCCCTGTCCGGGGAGATGGACGCCGAGACCGGCAACAAGGTGGCGGTCATCGGGGCGCTGAAGCTCTATCTGGACTTCATCAACCTATTCCTGATGCTTTTGAGGATCCTGGGCGACCGGCGCTGA
- a CDS encoding TIGR02594 family protein: protein MTRGDERSESGELAGSAWTQAALGEMNRGVREYPGSQADNPRILEYFRSTTYVAEHDEVPWCSAFVNWCMKEAGQQGTGSAAARSWLGWGQELASPVPGCVAVLWRGSPDSNQGHVGFYLGPSPDWSAHVNLLGGNQGNQVSVKAYPRGRVLSYRAPL, encoded by the coding sequence ATGACCCGTGGCGACGAGCGGAGCGAGAGCGGGGAGCTGGCCGGGTCCGCCTGGACGCAGGCGGCGCTGGGCGAGATGAACCGCGGGGTGCGGGAATACCCCGGCAGCCAGGCAGACAATCCCCGCATCCTGGAGTACTTCCGGAGCACCACCTATGTCGCCGAGCACGACGAGGTTCCCTGGTGCTCGGCTTTTGTGAACTGGTGCATGAAAGAGGCCGGGCAACAAGGCACCGGCTCGGCGGCGGCGCGCTCCTGGCTGGGCTGGGGGCAGGAGCTGGCCTCCCCGGTGCCTGGCTGCGTGGCCGTGTTGTGGCGGGGCAGCCCGGACTCGAACCAGGGACACGTGGGCTTTTACCTGGGCCCCAGCCCGGACTGGTCGGCCCACGTGAACCTCCTGGGCGGCAACCAAGGCAACCAGGTGAGCGTGAAGGCCTACCCCCGGGGGAGGGTGCTCTCCTACCGCGCGCCGCTCTAG
- a CDS encoding aldehyde dehydrogenase family protein, with the protein MSALETICINPATGQEIGRVPLQEPDDVLAAAQAARAAQPAWAATPVRQKAQAIRRVRDYLVAHADELAATIAADNGKTLTDAMLTEVLPTTVAANYYAKKAPCWLRDQKLGPALWLMINKRTRLVPQPWGVVGIISPWNYPFSIPFSEVVCGLLAGNCVLLKVASETQMVGQALARCIEAAGLPPGVITCLNLPGRQAGPAMLAAGVDKLFFTGSVGVGKQLMALAAESLTPVNLELGGNDAMLVCPDADLERAAAGAAWGGLVNTGQTCGGVERVYVHQSVAPEFLRRLKAKVEALRVGHDTEFNADLGAMTTARQVELVKAHLADAAERGAEVFAQSACPEGPHWLPATVLTKVDHTMRVMTEETFGPVIAVMEVESMDQAVELANDSDLGLTGSVWACDRAAAMALARRVKAGVVMINDHLMSHGLAEAPWGGFKNSGIGRSHGRPGFMEMVQMQAVVDDLASRLKGEMWWHPQDRTQYEGLRGIPRFLYAKGLGARLAGLRALMKLMPRMFKG; encoded by the coding sequence ATGAGCGCGTTGGAAACCATTTGCATCAATCCCGCCACCGGCCAGGAGATCGGCCGGGTGCCCTTGCAGGAGCCGGACGACGTGCTTGCCGCGGCCCAAGCCGCGCGCGCGGCCCAGCCCGCCTGGGCGGCCACGCCGGTGCGCCAAAAGGCCCAGGCCATCCGCCGGGTGCGCGACTACCTGGTGGCCCACGCCGACGAGCTGGCCGCCACCATCGCGGCGGACAACGGCAAGACCCTCACCGATGCCATGCTCACCGAGGTGCTGCCCACCACGGTGGCGGCCAATTACTACGCCAAGAAAGCCCCCTGTTGGTTGCGCGACCAGAAGCTCGGCCCGGCCCTGTGGCTGATGATCAACAAACGCACCCGCCTGGTGCCCCAGCCCTGGGGCGTGGTGGGCATCATCAGCCCTTGGAACTATCCCTTTTCCATACCCTTCAGCGAGGTGGTTTGCGGCCTCTTGGCGGGCAACTGCGTGCTGCTCAAGGTGGCCAGCGAGACCCAGATGGTGGGCCAGGCCCTGGCCCGCTGCATCGAGGCGGCCGGGCTGCCGCCCGGGGTAATCACCTGCCTGAACCTGCCTGGGCGCCAGGCCGGGCCGGCCATGCTGGCCGCCGGGGTGGACAAGCTGTTCTTCACTGGCTCGGTGGGCGTGGGTAAACAGCTTATGGCCCTGGCCGCCGAGAGCCTGACCCCGGTGAACCTGGAGCTGGGGGGCAACGACGCCATGCTGGTCTGCCCGGACGCCGATCTGGAGCGGGCCGCGGCCGGGGCGGCCTGGGGCGGGCTGGTCAACACCGGCCAGACCTGCGGCGGGGTGGAGCGGGTCTACGTGCACCAAAGCGTGGCTCCGGAGTTTCTGCGCCGCCTCAAAGCCAAGGTGGAGGCCCTGCGCGTGGGCCACGATACGGAGTTCAACGCGGACCTGGGAGCCATGACCACCGCCCGCCAGGTGGAGCTAGTCAAGGCCCACCTTGCCGACGCGGCGGAGCGCGGGGCCGAGGTTTTCGCCCAGAGCGCCTGCCCGGAAGGGCCGCATTGGCTGCCCGCCACGGTGCTCACCAAGGTGGATCACACCATGCGGGTGATGACCGAGGAGACCTTCGGCCCGGTGATCGCGGTGATGGAAGTGGAGAGCATGGACCAGGCGGTGGAGCTGGCCAACGATTCGGACCTGGGGCTCACCGGCTCGGTTTGGGCCTGCGACCGCGCGGCGGCCATGGCCCTGGCCCGGCGGGTCAAGGCCGGGGTGGTGATGATCAACGACCACCTGATGAGCCACGGCCTGGCCGAGGCGCCTTGGGGCGGCTTCAAGAACTCGGGCATCGGGCGCAGCCACGGGCGGCCCGGTTTCATGGAGATGGTGCAGATGCAGGCGGTGGTGGACGACCTGGCCTCCCGCCTCAAGGGCGAGATGTGGTGGCACCCCCAGGACCGCACGCAGTACGAGGGCCTCCGGGGCATCCCCCGCTTCCTCTACGCCAAGGGCCTGGGTGCGCGACTGGCCGGCCTGCGCGCCCTGATGAAGCTCATGCCCCGCATGTTCAAGGGCTGA
- a CDS encoding 4Fe-4S binding protein — translation MADEGMFPWKDIPLGCAGTEPGSSRRFNTGDWRSRRYPVTDRDTCIKCGLCWIICPDMAYSPDPEAEGYYTWDGYYCKGCGICLEECPKDAISWKEEKEEDKYGPACGA, via the coding sequence ATGGCCGACGAAGGCATGTTCCCGTGGAAAGATATACCCCTGGGTTGCGCCGGAACTGAGCCCGGCTCCAGCCGGCGCTTCAACACCGGCGACTGGCGCAGCCGCCGCTATCCGGTGACCGATCGCGACACCTGCATCAAGTGCGGCCTGTGTTGGATCATCTGCCCGGACATGGCCTATAGCCCCGATCCCGAGGCCGAGGGCTATTACACCTGGGACGGCTATTACTGCAAAGGCTGTGGCATCTGCCTTGAGGAGTGTCCCAAGGACGCCATCAGCTGGAAAGAAGAGAAGGAGGAGGACAAATATGGGCCGGCGTGTGGGGCTTGA